From the genome of Turicibacter faecis, one region includes:
- the aspS gene encoding aspartate--tRNA ligase, producing MNRTHNNGELRIEQVGQIVELKGWVAKTRNLGGLIFIDLRDRYGMTQLVVNPETAKPEVLEAANKVRNEYVVAVKGEVTERQSKNPNMPTGDIEVVLDELTIISEAEMTPLIIADETDALEDTRLKYRYLDLRRPVMQKNFILRHNILKSIRSYLDGHDFIEVETPYLNKSTPEGARDYLVPSRVHEGEFYALPQSPQIFKQLLMVSGFERYYQIARCFRDEDLRADRQPEFTQIDIETSFLTQEEIMNMIEEMLVKMMKDVKGLDIPRPFPRLSYEEAMGRFGSDKPDTRFEMELIALNDAVANCGFSVFAQTIEAGNEVKALCVKGAADRFSRKDIDKLTDYVKKYKAKGLAWMKVVEEGFNGPIAKFFSEQEIERIKQTTQAETGDLLLFVADKKSVVADSLGALRLHLGKELGLIDESKFNFLWVIDWPLFEYDEELGRFFAAHHPFTMPSLDTLATFDTDGHQAKAQAYDIVLNGYELGGGSLRIYQKDIQERMFKALGFTEEEAEEQFGFLMNAFKYGTPPHGGLALGLDRIAMILTGSQSLRDVIAFPKNASASCPMTEAPGVVSEAQLDELRIQLKK from the coding sequence ATGAATCGAACACATAATAACGGAGAATTAAGAATTGAACAGGTAGGCCAGATTGTTGAATTAAAAGGATGGGTTGCCAAAACACGTAATTTAGGTGGACTTATTTTTATTGATTTACGTGACCGTTATGGAATGACACAATTAGTTGTTAATCCAGAAACAGCAAAACCAGAGGTGTTGGAAGCTGCGAATAAGGTACGTAATGAGTATGTTGTTGCTGTTAAGGGTGAGGTTACAGAGCGTCAAAGTAAAAATCCAAATATGCCGACGGGAGATATTGAGGTTGTTTTAGATGAGTTGACGATTATTTCTGAGGCGGAAATGACACCGTTAATTATTGCTGATGAAACGGATGCTTTAGAAGATACGCGTTTAAAATATCGTTACTTAGATTTAAGACGCCCTGTTATGCAGAAAAATTTTATTTTACGTCACAATATTTTAAAATCAATTCGTAGCTATTTAGACGGACACGATTTTATTGAGGTAGAAACACCTTACTTAAATAAATCAACTCCTGAGGGGGCGCGTGATTACTTAGTACCAAGTCGTGTGCACGAAGGGGAATTTTATGCGCTACCACAATCACCACAAATTTTTAAACAGTTATTAATGGTATCTGGATTTGAACGTTATTACCAGATTGCTCGTTGCTTCCGTGATGAGGATTTACGTGCGGATCGTCAACCTGAGTTTACGCAGATTGACATTGAAACCTCATTCTTAACGCAAGAAGAGATAATGAATATGATTGAAGAAATGCTAGTCAAGATGATGAAGGATGTGAAAGGTTTAGATATTCCACGTCCATTCCCACGCTTAAGTTATGAAGAGGCAATGGGACGTTTTGGGTCTGATAAACCAGATACACGTTTTGAAATGGAATTAATTGCTTTAAATGATGCAGTGGCAAATTGCGGATTTTCAGTTTTTGCGCAAACGATTGAGGCAGGAAACGAAGTTAAAGCTTTATGTGTCAAAGGGGCTGCGGATCGTTTCTCACGTAAAGACATTGATAAATTAACCGATTATGTAAAAAAATATAAAGCAAAAGGTTTAGCATGGATGAAAGTTGTTGAAGAGGGATTCAACGGGCCAATCGCTAAGTTCTTCAGTGAACAAGAAATCGAGCGTATTAAACAAACGACGCAAGCTGAAACAGGAGACCTGTTATTATTTGTCGCTGATAAAAAATCGGTTGTTGCTGATAGTTTAGGAGCACTTCGTTTACATTTAGGAAAAGAATTAGGTTTAATTGATGAATCGAAATTTAACTTCTTATGGGTCATTGATTGGCCGCTATTTGAATATGACGAGGAACTTGGTCGTTTCTTTGCAGCACATCATCCATTTACGATGCCAAGTCTGGATACATTAGCGACGTTTGATACAGATGGTCATCAGGCAAAGGCTCAAGCTTATGATATCGTTTTAAATGGATATGAATTAGGTGGAGGATCACTGCGTATTTACCAAAAAGACATTCAAGAGCGTATGTTTAAGGCACTTGGATTTACAGAGGAAGAGGCAGAGGAACAATTTGGATTCTTAATGAACGCCTTTAAATATGGAACACCACCACATGGGGGATTAGCATTAGGACTTGATCGAATTGCGATGATTTTAACGGGTTCTCAAAGTTTACGCGATGTTATTGCCTTCCCTAAGAATGCATCTGCATCATGTCCGATGACGGAGGCACCAGGTGTGGTTTCTGAAGCACAACTAGATGAGTTACGTATTCAGTTGAAGAAATAG
- a CDS encoding RelA/SpoT family protein → MYQLNGYEISIDHVLEQAKTYIKNPESIAVIERAFELAFQKHKDQLRKSGEPYIIHPIEVAHILTKWQTGPRTIASGLLHDIIEDTDITKEEIAELFDNEIAEIIDGVTKLTKLTYKSKEKQQAENHRKMLLAMSKDIRVILVKLADRLHNIRTLKFLPPEKQRAIAHETMEIYVPIAHRLGMYRVKAELEDTSLRFLKPEDFYRIAQLIKQKKHEREEQIREMEEEIKAALEEYHIPFEIKGRIKNIYSVYKKMQTREKEFDEIYDLLALRLIVNSLPECYSALGVIHANFKPIPNRFKDYIAMPKPNMYQSLHTTIIGPNGHVFEVQIRTKEMDEIAEQGVAAHWAYKENRQVTAKQEQKEIQDKLKWYETLIAYQEEVNDAEKLMKLVKDDIFNANVYVFTPNGDVFDFPPGSTPIDFAYRIHTNLGHKTTGAIVNGKIVTLNYQLKTGDIVEIKSSRNSFGPSEDWLNIVKTSQARHKIRQYFNRTKREEYTRKGEELFAKELASKDLSINSIDTQKLLKIYKKQNVDKLEELYYQIGRGRLVPKTILERYLSDGKEVNETDLIQQINDAAKVKEGQRKKAKNRFGIIVDGLDNVDLRIAKCCNPVPGDPIVGYITKGSGITIHHAECHNAKMNGRLVPVEWDDEHRNTFNAKIKVVALDRKNVLGDIIQRLATINTNITELNAQASADTVIINMSFSVRNIEQLLSIVNTIKRVKDVFSVERILQ, encoded by the coding sequence ATGTATCAATTAAACGGATATGAGATATCTATTGATCATGTTTTAGAGCAAGCTAAAACGTATATTAAAAATCCAGAGAGTATTGCGGTGATTGAACGTGCTTTTGAACTTGCCTTTCAGAAACATAAAGATCAATTACGAAAATCAGGCGAACCTTATATTATTCATCCCATTGAGGTGGCTCATATTCTTACGAAATGGCAAACGGGGCCACGAACGATTGCTTCAGGATTGCTTCATGATATTATAGAAGATACAGATATTACTAAAGAAGAAATTGCTGAATTATTTGATAATGAAATTGCCGAAATTATTGATGGTGTCACAAAGCTAACAAAGTTAACCTATAAGTCAAAAGAAAAGCAACAGGCGGAAAATCATCGGAAGATGCTATTAGCTATGAGTAAGGATATCCGTGTTATTTTAGTGAAACTTGCCGACCGCTTGCACAATATTCGAACACTTAAATTTTTGCCTCCAGAGAAACAACGTGCAATTGCCCATGAAACAATGGAAATTTATGTTCCAATTGCGCATCGATTAGGGATGTATCGAGTAAAGGCAGAACTTGAAGACACGTCGTTACGCTTTCTAAAGCCAGAAGATTTTTATCGAATTGCTCAATTAATTAAACAAAAGAAACATGAGCGTGAGGAACAAATTCGAGAGATGGAAGAAGAGATAAAAGCCGCTCTTGAGGAGTATCATATTCCCTTTGAAATTAAGGGACGTATTAAAAATATTTATAGTGTGTATAAGAAAATGCAAACGCGCGAAAAAGAATTTGATGAAATTTATGACTTGTTAGCTCTTCGCTTAATCGTTAATTCGCTTCCTGAATGTTACTCGGCACTAGGGGTTATTCATGCAAATTTTAAACCGATTCCAAATCGTTTTAAGGATTATATTGCAATGCCGAAGCCTAATATGTACCAGTCTTTACATACAACTATTATCGGTCCAAATGGCCATGTGTTTGAAGTGCAAATTCGAACAAAAGAGATGGACGAAATTGCAGAGCAAGGGGTTGCTGCACATTGGGCGTATAAGGAAAATCGTCAAGTGACGGCTAAGCAGGAACAAAAGGAAATTCAAGACAAATTAAAATGGTATGAGACACTGATTGCCTATCAAGAAGAAGTCAACGATGCTGAAAAGTTAATGAAATTAGTTAAAGATGACATTTTTAATGCGAATGTTTATGTATTCACTCCAAATGGTGATGTGTTTGATTTTCCACCTGGATCAACCCCAATTGACTTTGCTTATCGAATTCATACAAACCTGGGGCATAAGACAACAGGGGCGATTGTAAATGGAAAAATTGTGACATTAAATTATCAATTAAAAACAGGTGATATTGTAGAAATTAAATCGTCACGTAATTCATTTGGACCGAGTGAAGATTGGCTAAATATAGTGAAAACTTCGCAGGCGCGCCATAAAATTCGTCAGTACTTTAATCGAACAAAACGTGAGGAATATACACGTAAAGGTGAGGAATTATTTGCAAAAGAGCTTGCGTCAAAGGATTTATCCATTAATTCCATTGATACTCAAAAGCTTTTAAAAATTTATAAAAAACAAAATGTTGATAAACTCGAGGAATTGTACTATCAAATCGGTCGTGGTCGCCTCGTTCCGAAGACAATTTTAGAACGTTATTTATCGGATGGAAAAGAGGTTAATGAGACGGATCTTATTCAGCAGATTAATGATGCTGCGAAAGTCAAAGAGGGACAACGTAAAAAAGCAAAAAATCGTTTTGGAATTATTGTCGATGGATTAGACAATGTTGATTTACGCATTGCTAAATGTTGTAATCCAGTTCCAGGTGATCCGATTGTTGGTTATATTACAAAGGGAAGCGGGATCACAATTCATCATGCGGAATGTCATAATGCAAAAATGAATGGTCGATTGGTGCCTGTTGAATGGGATGATGAGCATCGAAATACGTTCAATGCTAAAATTAAGGTTGTCGCACTTGACCGTAAAAATGTTTTAGGGGATATTATTCAAAGGTTAGCAACCATCAATACAAATATTACGGAATTGAACGCGCAGGCATCTGCGGATACAGTGATTATCAATATGTCATTTTCGGTGCGTAATATTGAACAATTGTTATCAATTGTTAATACGATTAAACGTGTTAAAGATGTTTTTAGCGTAGAGCGTATTTTACAGTAG
- the hisS gene encoding histidine--tRNA ligase, with protein sequence MNFSKPKGTYDVLPKESARWQNIESLIREICSIFNYKEIRTPMFESTGLYHRSAGETSDVVSKETYDFKDRGDRSMTLRPEGTAGVVRSYIENKLYADQMVQKLFYIAPMFRYERQQKGRYRQHVQFGTEVFGSADPALDAEVISLAVTLYKVLGLRNIKVKLNSLGDTQSRENYRQALLNHFEGHQNELCADCQVRLEKNPLRVLDCKVDREKEIMKTAPQLIDHLVEEDRAYFLKVQQYLKSMGINYEYDATLVRGFDYYTHTIFEIQADIEGFGAQNTLCGGGRYNKLVAELGGPTVPAIGFGMGLERLLLALEAEGIQVGGDDAVDFFLITLGEDAKMFGSRLLLDLRSRGLICETDYLGKNLKGQFKQADRHHARYTAILGDDELQQGMINLKNNQTGTQQTIPVALIIDYILEDQQKNHAGCCGGHGHGEDYECCGGHGNGSSCGCQH encoded by the coding sequence ATGAACTTTAGTAAACCAAAGGGAACTTACGATGTTTTACCGAAAGAAAGTGCACGTTGGCAAAATATCGAAAGTCTTATCCGAGAAATTTGTTCAATTTTCAATTATAAGGAAATCCGTACACCGATGTTTGAAAGTACCGGTCTCTATCATCGTTCAGCGGGAGAAACTTCGGATGTTGTCTCAAAAGAAACTTATGATTTTAAAGATCGTGGTGATCGCTCGATGACATTACGTCCTGAGGGTACAGCGGGCGTTGTACGTAGTTATATCGAAAATAAGTTATATGCAGACCAAATGGTACAAAAACTATTTTATATTGCGCCAATGTTCCGCTACGAGCGTCAACAAAAGGGACGCTATCGCCAACACGTCCAGTTCGGAACAGAGGTATTTGGAAGCGCGGATCCAGCACTAGATGCTGAGGTTATTTCATTGGCTGTTACGTTGTATAAAGTATTAGGATTACGAAATATTAAAGTAAAACTAAACTCACTAGGAGATACCCAAAGCCGTGAAAATTATCGTCAGGCACTCCTTAATCACTTTGAGGGACACCAGAATGAATTATGCGCGGATTGTCAAGTTCGTTTGGAGAAGAATCCCCTTCGTGTCTTAGATTGTAAAGTAGACCGTGAGAAGGAGATTATGAAAACCGCACCTCAATTAATCGATCATTTAGTCGAAGAGGATCGTGCCTACTTCTTAAAGGTGCAACAATATTTAAAATCAATGGGAATTAACTATGAATACGACGCGACTCTAGTTCGAGGATTTGACTATTACACGCATACCATTTTTGAAATTCAAGCTGATATTGAAGGATTTGGAGCTCAAAATACATTGTGTGGAGGAGGGCGTTATAATAAATTGGTTGCCGAACTTGGTGGACCAACAGTTCCAGCTATTGGATTTGGGATGGGGTTAGAACGCTTGTTACTTGCTTTAGAGGCCGAGGGAATTCAAGTAGGCGGTGATGACGCAGTAGATTTCTTCTTAATAACATTAGGTGAAGATGCTAAAATGTTTGGGTCTCGTTTATTATTAGACTTACGTTCACGCGGATTAATTTGTGAAACAGATTATCTAGGGAAAAACTTAAAGGGACAATTTAAACAAGCAGATCGTCACCATGCTCGTTATACTGCGATTTTAGGTGATGATGAACTACAACAAGGAATGATTAACCTAAAAAATAATCAAACGGGAACACAACAAACGATTCCGGTTGCTTTAATTATTGATTATATTTTAGAAGATCAGCAGAAAAATCACGCAGGTTGCTGTGGAGGTCATGGACACGGTGAGGATTATGAATGTTGTGGGGGCCATGGAAATGGTTCAAGCTGCGGATGTCAACATTAG
- the dtd gene encoding D-aminoacyl-tRNA deacylase: MKVVVQRARNASVTVDDQVVGAIDYGFVLLVGLTHEDTLADVEYCAKKVANLRVFEDAAGKMNKSIQDEAGSILSISQFTLYGDTKKGNRPSFIQAAPPQVAQPLYEQFNQLLRDKYGITVETGVFGAMMNVSFTNVGPTTLMIES, encoded by the coding sequence ATGAAAGTAGTCGTTCAACGGGCAAGAAATGCAAGTGTTACGGTCGATGATCAGGTAGTAGGTGCAATTGATTATGGATTCGTTTTACTTGTCGGATTGACACATGAGGATACGTTAGCGGATGTGGAGTATTGTGCTAAGAAGGTAGCGAATCTTAGAGTTTTTGAGGATGCGGCTGGTAAGATGAATAAATCAATTCAAGATGAAGCGGGATCAATTCTTTCAATCTCTCAATTTACGTTATATGGAGATACAAAGAAGGGGAATCGCCCTAGCTTTATTCAAGCGGCTCCTCCACAAGTAGCCCAACCCTTGTATGAACAGTTTAATCAGTTATTAAGAGATAAGTATGGTATAACTGTTGAAACTGGTGTGTTTGGGGCTATGATGAATGTTTCATTTACAAATGTCGGTCCAACGACGTTAATGATTGAATCTTAA